In Enterobacter sp. 638, a single window of DNA contains:
- a CDS encoding multidrug/biocide efflux PACE transporter, whose product MQHDVHHRKLPERIFHAVCFEGIATAILAPTAAWLMQRSVVEMGGLTIILATTAMLWNIIYNFGFDRFWPVQRVTRTAKVRALHALGFECGFIVIGVSIVAAVLGVTLLQAFTLEIGFFLFFLPYTMFYNWAYDKLREKNIKRRQQRRALAN is encoded by the coding sequence ATGCAACACGATGTACATCACCGCAAATTGCCGGAGCGCATTTTTCACGCGGTTTGCTTCGAAGGGATTGCCACCGCCATTCTGGCGCCAACGGCCGCCTGGCTGATGCAGCGCTCGGTGGTGGAAATGGGCGGATTAACCATTATTCTGGCGACTACTGCGATGCTCTGGAACATTATTTATAACTTTGGATTTGACCGTTTCTGGCCGGTTCAACGCGTCACCCGTACCGCAAAAGTCCGCGCGCTGCATGCGCTGGGCTTTGAGTGCGGCTTTATCGTGATCGGCGTGTCCATTGTCGCCGCGGTACTCGGCGTCACGCTGCTTCAGGCATTCACATTAGAAATAGGTTTCTTCCTGTTCTTCCTGCCGTACACCATGTTCTATAACTGGGCGTACGATAAATTGCGCGAGAAAAATATCAAACGTCGCCAGCAACGACGCGCCCTGGCCAACTAA
- a CDS encoding LysR family transcriptional regulator translates to MRYSPEALNAFVETVATGSFSAAARRLRKSQSTISTAIAHFEADLGFALFDRSARQPVLTSQGKQVLGYVQSILAASARLDELAVSLTAQTEARLAFVLSDTLHPDVLEDLMIQFDKRFPHTEFECLIGEDEDVVDLVQKERAQIGLIEARESYPTDIGVVRLPLQTRMAIYVAQAHPLVSQNVVERDELQGWRELRLNTYLEREPTLTAGPVWSAPNYLLLLSMAVQGFGWCELPVALVEEFSAAKTLTQLNVSGWPRSIAIDLLWNKRTPPGVAGSWLREFLQEKH, encoded by the coding sequence ATGCGCTATTCTCCCGAAGCCCTTAATGCGTTTGTCGAAACCGTCGCCACGGGGTCTTTTTCCGCCGCGGCGCGCCGTCTGCGCAAAAGCCAGTCCACCATCAGCACTGCGATCGCCCATTTTGAGGCGGATTTAGGTTTTGCGCTTTTTGATCGTTCAGCGCGGCAGCCAGTGCTGACCTCGCAGGGAAAACAGGTTTTGGGCTACGTGCAGTCGATTCTGGCTGCCAGTGCGCGACTGGATGAACTTGCCGTGTCGCTGACCGCGCAGACCGAAGCGCGGCTAGCGTTTGTGCTGTCGGATACGCTGCACCCGGACGTGCTGGAAGATCTGATGATCCAATTCGACAAACGTTTTCCCCATACCGAGTTTGAGTGTCTGATTGGTGAAGACGAAGATGTCGTGGATCTGGTGCAAAAAGAGCGGGCACAAATCGGGCTGATCGAAGCCCGCGAAAGCTATCCCACGGATATCGGCGTAGTACGCCTGCCGCTGCAAACGCGCATGGCAATTTATGTCGCGCAGGCGCACCCGCTGGTATCACAAAATGTGGTCGAACGGGACGAACTGCAGGGTTGGCGCGAATTACGGCTCAATACCTATCTTGAACGCGAACCGACGCTGACGGCAGGCCCAGTGTGGTCTGCGCCGAACTATTTGCTGTTGCTCAGTATGGCGGTGCAAGGTTTCGGCTGGTGCGAGCTGCCCGTCGCGCTGGTGGAAGAGTTTTCCGCAGCGAAAACACTCACCCAACTGAATGTTTCCGGCTGGCCACGCTCGATTGCCATTGACCTGTTATGGAACAAACGGACGCCGCCGGGTGTGGCCGGAAGTTGGCTACGTGAGTTTTTGCAGGAGAAGCACTGA
- a CDS encoding acetyl-CoA C-acetyltransferase — translation MKDVVIVGALRTAIGCFQGALARHSAVDLGSVVLKALVERSGIAAHEIDEVILGQVLTAGAGQNPARQAALKGGLPNTVSAITINDVCGSGLKALHLATQAIQCGEADVIIAGGQENMSRAPHVLTDSRTGAQLGNSQLLDSLVHDGLWDAFNDYHMGVTAENLAREYGISRELQDDYALNSQHKARAAIDSGRFRDEIVPVKTVRQNGEPLIVDTDEQPRTDASAEGLAKLNPAFETLGSVTAGNASSINDGAAAVMMMSESKAEELNLPVLARIKAFASVGVDPALMGIAPVYATRRCLERAGWQLGDVDLIEVNEAFAAQALSVGKMLEWDPRRVNVNGGAIALGHPIGASGCRILVSLVHEMIKRDARKGLATLCIGGGQGVALAIER, via the coding sequence ATGAAAGATGTCGTGATAGTGGGTGCGTTACGTACGGCTATCGGCTGTTTTCAGGGGGCGCTGGCACGGCATTCTGCGGTGGATCTGGGCAGTGTGGTGCTTAAAGCTCTGGTAGAGCGCAGTGGAATTGCCGCACATGAAATCGACGAAGTGATTTTGGGCCAGGTGCTGACGGCAGGCGCCGGGCAAAATCCTGCGCGTCAGGCCGCACTCAAAGGTGGGTTACCCAACACGGTGTCGGCCATTACGATTAACGATGTTTGCGGATCGGGTCTAAAAGCGCTGCATCTGGCGACACAGGCGATTCAGTGCGGTGAAGCAGATGTCATCATTGCAGGCGGCCAGGAAAACATGAGCCGTGCCCCGCACGTTCTCACCGACAGCCGTACCGGCGCGCAGCTCGGCAACAGTCAGCTTCTGGACAGCCTGGTGCACGATGGTTTATGGGACGCTTTCAATGATTATCACATGGGCGTAACGGCCGAAAACCTGGCCCGCGAATACGGCATCAGCCGTGAATTACAGGATGATTACGCGCTCAATTCGCAGCACAAAGCGCGCGCCGCAATCGACTCCGGTCGCTTTCGTGATGAAATTGTCCCGGTAAAAACCGTGCGACAAAATGGCGAACCGCTGATTGTAGACACCGACGAACAACCGCGCACGGATGCCAGCGCAGAAGGGCTGGCGAAACTGAATCCTGCGTTTGAGACGCTGGGCTCGGTGACGGCGGGAAACGCCTCTTCTATTAACGACGGCGCAGCTGCCGTGATGATGATGAGCGAAAGCAAAGCGGAAGAGCTGAATCTGCCGGTGCTGGCTCGTATCAAAGCCTTTGCCAGCGTCGGGGTCGATCCGGCTCTGATGGGCATCGCGCCGGTTTACGCCACGCGTCGTTGTCTGGAACGTGCGGGCTGGCAGCTTGGCGATGTCGATCTGATTGAAGTCAACGAGGCGTTTGCCGCTCAGGCGTTATCCGTGGGGAAAATGCTGGAGTGGGATCCTCGCCGTGTGAACGTCAACGGCGGGGCGATTGCCCTCGGCCACCCAATTGGTGCCTCCGGATGCCGTATTTTAGTTTCACTGGTTCATGAAATGATCAAGCGCGATGCACGGAAAGGTCTGGCGACGCTGTGTATTGGCGGCGGTCAGGGTGTGGCATTAGCCATCGAAAGATAA